The following are from one region of the Desmospora profundinema genome:
- a CDS encoding arsenic resistance protein: protein MGWLERSQALVILCSVVLGLWVGRMGIGSDWAERLILPFLVVMLIGVFLQIPLGDVRKSLANVPFTTASVGINFVVTPLFAGGLGYLFLRESPELWIGFVMLMVTPCTDWYLVFTSIARGNVTLSAAILPLNLILQILLLPFYVWFLTGQLHGVEPMWLLTSIVLVLVVPLVLSRLIRWIFRRCRGEDWLREKVLTRAGTVQLIFLNLVIVAMFASQGMVLLQNPWVLFTLLLPVWIGFMLIFAAGQGVARVWRFSYADTVSLHFTTLARNSPIALAIAITAFPDQPLIALALVMGPLIELPTLSLFSSLLLRIRGK from the coding sequence TTGGGATGGTTGGAACGATCTCAGGCTTTGGTGATTCTCTGTTCTGTGGTGTTGGGTTTATGGGTCGGGCGGATGGGTATAGGGTCCGATTGGGCTGAGCGGCTGATTCTGCCTTTTCTGGTGGTGATGTTGATAGGGGTGTTTCTGCAAATCCCTTTGGGGGATGTGCGGAAATCGTTGGCGAACGTCCCGTTTACTACAGCCAGCGTGGGAATCAACTTTGTCGTGACGCCGTTATTTGCAGGCGGTCTCGGTTATCTCTTTCTGCGGGAAAGCCCGGAGTTATGGATCGGATTTGTGATGTTGATGGTAACACCATGTACGGACTGGTATTTGGTGTTCACTTCCATCGCAAGGGGAAATGTGACTCTGTCGGCGGCAATTCTACCCTTGAACCTGATCTTGCAAATCCTATTATTACCCTTTTATGTTTGGTTTTTGACCGGGCAGTTGCATGGGGTGGAACCGATGTGGCTGTTGACAAGTATCGTGCTGGTTTTAGTAGTGCCATTGGTGTTGTCCCGCTTGATCCGGTGGATATTTCGCCGTTGTAGAGGAGAGGATTGGTTGAGGGAGAAGGTTCTCACCCGGGCTGGTACGGTACAACTGATTTTTCTTAATCTGGTGATCGTTGCGATGTTCGCTTCTCAGGGAATGGTTTTGCTTCAAAACCCATGGGTGTTGTTCACGTTGCTCCTTCCGGTTTGGATCGGCTTCATGCTCATTTTTGCAGCGGGTCAGGGGGTGGCCCGAGTTTGGCGCTTCTCCTATGCGGATACGGTAAGTTTGCACTTCACCACATTGGCACGAAATTCCCCTATCGCACTGGCGATCGCCATCACGGCGTTTCCCGATCAGCCCTTGATCGCTCTCGCCTTGGTTATGGGCCCGTTGATTGAATTGCCGACATTATCCTTGTTTTCCAGCCTGTTGTTGCGGATAAGGGGGAAGTGA
- a CDS encoding cysteine-rich CWC family protein: MEAGRIVTGETIHPSNCPICGLDNDCGNLSGKPRGTCWCSRESFPDEIFDLVPSHQMNQSCICRDCLSAFKNGRQDEKAE, from the coding sequence ATGGAAGCGGGGAGAATCGTGACAGGAGAAACCATCCACCCTTCAAACTGTCCCATCTGCGGCTTGGACAATGATTGCGGAAATCTGTCAGGCAAGCCCCGCGGTACATGCTGGTGCAGCCGGGAGAGCTTTCCGGATGAAATTTTTGATCTCGTACCCTCCCATCAAATGAATCAATCCTGTATCTGCCGTGATTGCCTTTCAGCATTCAAAAACGGCAGACAGGATGAAAAAGCAGAGTGA
- a CDS encoding helix-turn-helix domain-containing protein, with protein MLTPEEAAERLAVSPNTIRKWLRSGKLQGYKLPNVWRIRESDLNQFIEKGKQ; from the coding sequence ATGCTCACCCCTGAAGAGGCGGCGGAAAGACTTGCAGTTAGTCCGAACACGATCCGAAAGTGGTTGCGAAGCGGAAAGTTACAAGGGTACAAGCTTCCAAACGTTTGGCGGATTCGTGAAAGTGATTTGAATCAGTTTATCGAAAAAGGAAAGCAATAG
- a CDS encoding DUF3862 domain-containing protein, with product MTTVTDDAPHHLMKKIILIVGGIFLGFALLGVACVAVLGVAFEEADKELEKIESEINTPEEGTADERSEEDSSDTTLTMDKYNQIENGMSYDEVVEIIGFEGEENSQNEVAGVKTVMYTWQNSDGSNMNAIFQDDKLNSKSQFGLK from the coding sequence TTGACGACAGTCACGGACGACGCGCCTCATCATCTCATGAAAAAAATCATCTTGATCGTCGGCGGAATCTTCTTAGGATTCGCTCTACTTGGAGTGGCTTGTGTAGCGGTGCTGGGAGTCGCGTTTGAAGAAGCGGACAAGGAATTGGAAAAGATCGAGTCGGAGATCAATACACCTGAAGAAGGGACTGCCGATGAACGTTCTGAAGAGGACTCATCCGATACCACATTAACGATGGATAAATACAACCAAATCGAAAACGGTATGAGCTACGATGAAGTGGTAGAGATTATCGGCTTTGAAGGAGAAGAAAACAGTCAAAACGAAGTGGCCGGAGTAAAAACCGTCATGTATACCTGGCAAAACTCCGACGGCTCCAATATGAACGCCATCTTTCAAGATGACAAACTAAACTCCAAATCACAATTTGGACTGAAGTAA
- the sigZ gene encoding RNA polymerase sigma factor SigZ translates to MMNIDIIWNEFHNQLKKFLLKRIHDPYAVEDVLQEIFIKIYTQIDQLKDKQKLRPWIYQITRNALIDYYRKKEPVKELPLFLSEFDKNPDQEEEDEDLSKELSQCLRPMIDQLPLKYREAIEMTELEGYTQKELSEKLGISFSGAKSRVQRGRKKLKQFMLDCCHFEFDRLGYIMNYEVKSDCSTPPKCSSPDHKCH, encoded by the coding sequence ATGATGAATATAGACATTATATGGAACGAATTCCACAATCAATTAAAAAAATTCTTACTCAAACGCATCCATGACCCCTATGCGGTAGAAGACGTTCTGCAGGAAATCTTCATTAAAATCTATACGCAAATCGATCAACTGAAAGATAAACAAAAGCTACGACCCTGGATTTATCAGATCACCAGAAATGCATTGATCGACTATTACCGCAAAAAAGAACCGGTTAAGGAATTGCCTCTGTTTTTATCGGAGTTTGATAAAAACCCGGATCAAGAGGAAGAAGATGAAGATTTGAGCAAGGAATTGTCCCAATGTCTGCGGCCCATGATCGATCAACTGCCCTTAAAATACAGGGAAGCGATTGAGATGACGGAGCTTGAAGGCTATACACAAAAGGAGCTCAGTGAAAAATTGGGTATTTCCTTTTCCGGAGCAAAGTCCAGAGTTCAACGGGGCAGAAAAAAACTAAAGCAATTCATGTTGGACTGCTGCCATTTTGAATTTGACCGATTGGGCTATATTATGAACTATGAGGTCAAATCCGATTGTTCAACACCTCCCAAGTGTTCATCACCGGATCATAAATGCCATTAG
- a CDS encoding NAD(P)-binding domain-containing protein, producing the protein MHTQHLPVAVIGGGPVGLAAAAHLVRKRKPFVLFEKGVSVGASVLEWGHVRMFSPWEFNIDQAAEELLLQHDWISPPKDELPTGEELVNLYLFPLSRLPMIQPFVLTNSKVVAVNRKGLDKVKTAGRDQVPFEITYETNGVYQKLEASAVIDASGTWYTPNPVGANGNLAMGEKEFANRIFYGIPDVSGKQRNRYAEKAVAVVGSGHSAIHTLLNLEVLKRDFKNTTIHWVLRKQAVSDTYGGEEKDALPARGALGKHIRQLVEEERIQVHAGFRIESIRQSESTLTLSGNTNGQLTYLDHIDEIVVNTGARPDFSFLRELRYESNTSIESVPDLAELIDPNIHSCGTVRPHGEAELRQPEKDFYIVGSKSYGRAPTFLMATGYEQVRSIVAALCGDWEAAKKVELNLPETGVCGTQTDKGSTCCGPANVEKENTSSCC; encoded by the coding sequence ATGCACACTCAACATTTACCTGTGGCTGTTATTGGAGGAGGTCCGGTGGGGTTGGCTGCCGCGGCACATTTAGTCCGTAAAAGAAAACCGTTTGTTCTGTTTGAAAAAGGCGTGAGCGTAGGTGCATCTGTATTGGAATGGGGTCATGTGCGCATGTTTTCCCCCTGGGAATTCAATATCGATCAAGCGGCGGAAGAGCTACTGTTGCAGCATGACTGGATTTCTCCGCCAAAGGATGAACTTCCGACAGGAGAAGAGCTGGTCAACCTCTATTTATTCCCTTTATCCCGTTTGCCGATGATTCAACCCTTTGTTCTTACGAATAGCAAGGTTGTTGCCGTCAATCGGAAAGGCCTTGACAAGGTAAAAACAGCCGGCCGTGACCAAGTACCCTTTGAAATCACTTATGAAACGAATGGGGTTTATCAAAAGCTGGAAGCCTCTGCCGTGATTGATGCATCCGGAACGTGGTATACGCCGAATCCGGTTGGAGCCAATGGAAACTTGGCCATGGGTGAAAAAGAATTTGCCAACCGGATCTTTTATGGAATCCCCGATGTTAGTGGCAAGCAACGAAACCGATATGCTGAAAAAGCGGTTGCCGTTGTAGGGAGTGGACATTCTGCCATTCATACCTTGCTCAACCTGGAAGTGCTAAAAAGGGATTTTAAGAACACAACCATTCACTGGGTGCTTAGGAAACAGGCCGTGTCGGACACCTACGGCGGGGAAGAGAAGGATGCGCTTCCAGCAAGAGGAGCGTTGGGGAAACACATCCGTCAATTGGTAGAAGAAGAACGAATCCAGGTCCACGCCGGGTTCCGTATTGAGTCTATCCGTCAATCCGAATCAACCTTAACCTTAAGCGGAAACACAAACGGCCAACTTACCTATTTGGATCATATTGATGAGATTGTTGTCAATACAGGAGCACGACCGGACTTCTCCTTTTTAAGGGAGCTGCGTTATGAGAGTAACACATCCATTGAATCCGTACCCGATCTTGCCGAATTAATCGATCCGAATATACACAGCTGTGGAACCGTCAGACCCCATGGAGAGGCGGAATTAAGACAACCGGAAAAGGATTTTTACATCGTGGGCTCCAAAAGTTACGGTCGTGCTCCCACATTTTTAATGGCCACCGGATATGAGCAGGTGAGAAGCATTGTGGCGGCATTGTGCGGGGATTGGGAGGCGGCCAAAAAAGTGGAGTTAAACTTGCCTGAAACCGGGGTATGCGGAACTCAAACTGATAAGGGATCAACATGCTGCGGGCCGGCAAATGTGGAAAAAGAAAACACTTCCTCCTGCTGCTAA
- a CDS encoding MFS transporter: protein MWKKKTLPPAAKVKLVALITAVCLLGDSMLYVVLPIFWSHLGLSSLWQVGVLLSVNRLIRIPVHPLVGWFYKRFPIKYGLLLAILLTVVSTFSYGFARSFELLFIMRCLWGIAWAFLKQAGQYSLIEGIQQTGLSGKLTGVYNGLSRTGSLAGMLIGGLFAGMAGIHTISLLFAFAAVWMVPLVWFYFPDRSSDNQSVVTATARTSDRIFRVGRYTLFLLLAGLMISMVYQGLLKSMLSLWIEQQDISSVLWIGGIGAAALAGILQAMRWAWEPLIAPWVGKVTDRNRLRLPTLAATLIIGSVLIILISTHLPAVGWLVGAVLLLVTATINTTLLDATAVEHASSASKRAVMIWYSMTLDIGAALGPVLGYAIASLAVGPIVQWGAAILLILSAGFTIAMERIEKGNPFLQVNNTD from the coding sequence ATGTGGAAAAAGAAAACACTTCCTCCTGCTGCTAAAGTCAAACTAGTTGCGCTCATAACGGCTGTGTGCTTACTGGGTGACTCCATGTTGTACGTGGTCCTTCCTATTTTCTGGAGTCACCTGGGCTTAAGCTCCCTCTGGCAAGTGGGGGTCTTGTTATCGGTGAATCGCCTGATCCGAATCCCGGTACATCCTCTCGTCGGCTGGTTTTATAAGCGATTTCCCATAAAGTACGGCCTGTTATTGGCTATTCTGCTTACCGTTGTGTCCACTTTTTCTTACGGTTTTGCAAGATCTTTTGAGCTGTTATTCATTATGAGATGCTTATGGGGAATCGCCTGGGCATTTTTAAAGCAGGCAGGACAATACAGTCTGATCGAAGGGATCCAGCAAACCGGACTTTCCGGAAAACTGACAGGTGTATACAACGGGCTGTCCCGGACGGGCAGCTTGGCCGGTATGCTGATTGGCGGTCTTTTCGCCGGTATGGCGGGGATCCATACGATCTCTTTACTCTTTGCCTTTGCGGCAGTATGGATGGTGCCTCTGGTATGGTTCTATTTTCCCGACCGTTCCAGCGACAACCAATCAGTTGTCACAGCAACCGCTCGCACCAGTGACCGAATCTTTCGTGTTGGCAGGTACACACTCTTCCTTTTGCTGGCGGGATTGATGATCAGTATGGTTTATCAGGGCCTTTTGAAATCTATGCTCAGCTTATGGATCGAGCAACAGGACATTTCTTCCGTTTTATGGATCGGCGGCATCGGGGCGGCTGCACTGGCTGGTATATTACAGGCCATGCGTTGGGCGTGGGAACCGTTGATCGCTCCCTGGGTCGGAAAAGTGACGGATCGAAACCGTTTAAGATTACCCACTCTAGCTGCGACTCTGATCATTGGAAGTGTTCTCATCATCCTGATCTCCACCCATTTACCGGCGGTTGGTTGGCTTGTGGGTGCCGTGTTGCTTCTTGTAACAGCCACCATCAATACGACATTGCTGGATGCTACGGCTGTTGAGCATGCTTCTTCTGCTTCCAAACGTGCGGTCATGATATGGTATTCCATGACGCTGGACATCGGGGCCGCCCTGGGTCCCGTACTCGGTTATGCCATCGCTTCATTGGCTGTGGGTCCGATTGTTCAATGGGGAGCGGCCATACTGCTCATCCTCTCCGCCGGATTCACGATCGCTATGGAGAGAATCGAGAAAGGGAATCCGTTTCTTCAGGTAAACAACACGGATTGA
- a CDS encoding glutathione peroxidase translates to MSVYDYSAVLIGGEEKSLSDYKGRVLLIVNTASKCGFTPQYRELQALYDQYREQGLEVLGFPCNQFLRQEPASHEEIWKFCHINYGVSFPLFEKVHVKGKNIHPLYRYLTRKAPGFLSKKVKWNFTKFLVDRQGSVIKRYAPTTKPQRIRKAIEKALSS, encoded by the coding sequence GTGAGCGTTTACGATTATTCGGCCGTCCTCATCGGCGGGGAGGAAAAATCTCTGTCCGATTACAAAGGGCGCGTACTCCTCATCGTCAACACCGCCAGCAAGTGCGGATTCACGCCCCAATATCGTGAACTGCAGGCACTTTACGACCAATACAGGGAACAGGGTTTAGAAGTGCTCGGCTTTCCCTGCAACCAGTTCCTGCGCCAGGAACCCGCTTCCCATGAAGAGATCTGGAAATTTTGCCACATCAACTACGGTGTTTCGTTCCCCCTCTTCGAAAAAGTCCACGTCAAGGGTAAAAACATCCACCCGCTGTACCGCTACCTCACCCGAAAGGCTCCCGGGTTTCTCAGCAAAAAGGTGAAATGGAACTTCACCAAGTTTCTGGTGGACCGCCAGGGTTCGGTCATTAAACGGTACGCTCCCACGACCAAGCCCCAACGCATCCGAAAAGCGATTGAAAAAGCATTGAGCAGCTAG